A stretch of Planococcus citri chromosome 5, ihPlaCitr1.1, whole genome shotgun sequence DNA encodes these proteins:
- the LOC135846896 gene encoding metabotropic glutamate receptor 1-like isoform X3, with translation MKLVIIVVSILFSSSCEFDFEYSHIHEAQRKSALIGGDLMIGALFPIHQAPSQTKQKIPLTCGAIREQYGIQRVEAALRTVEQINKSPDILPNITLGIEIRDTCWNPLIALHQSLKFVQKLFVTNDWVSCRSNSPKKICEKDAPPILGVIGPASSEEAIQVQNLLQLFHIPQVGYSTTSSALSDKKKFQYFVRVVPSDNFQALVMVEILQKYNWTYVFAVNSEGEYGRSGITRFKTLALENDICIASEHTIYDKTRNVELDEVVRKFAYNGKSRVIVCFCEGYDVRRLLEATKRTNMQNNFVFIGSDSWAGRDDVIKGVEEAAQGNIMISLHSPHVSDFDNYYANISKRNDSIDPWLDEFRNYKFNCTMNKTSKHFPPCTGKELIGKDYVQDPKLSFVVKSIYALARALHGYRNDICGKNAPVCTELYPINGTLFMEYLRNVTFDYEKEIVKFDENGDPPARYDIMNFQDLGNDSYGYVKVGHWINDKMQLNMEQIQFPEKAKTVRSVCSEPCKPGFKKILPLNGNDNKTCCWNCIPCKSKEISDGEICIPCEIGYRPNAQKTECIEMPHDYVHFTDLMGIIGLAFSIIGIALTTMTMMVFYKYGNTPVVKSSTKELCYIMFFGMILAHSCSFVLIGEPTIPRCTIVRIVPGISLCIMYSALLVKTNRISRILSMSKKRFPTLKPRLMSTMSQTSKKMNGK, from the exons ATGAAACTCGTGATAATTGTCGTGTCGATATTGTTCTCATCGAGTTGCGAGTTCGACTTCGAGTACTCGCATATCCACGAAGCTCAGCGAAAAAGCGCCCTTATCGGAGGCGACCTCATGATCGGTGCTTTGTTCCCAATTCATCAAGCACCCTCTCAAACTAAGCAAAAAATACCCCTGACTTGCGGCGCCATCCGAGAACAGTACGGTATACAGAGGGTCGAAGCAGCCTTAAGAACAGTAGAACAAAtaaacaa GTCACCAGATATCCTTCCGAATATAACGTTAGGTATAGAGATCCGAGACACGTGTTGGAATCCCCTCATTGCCTTACACCAATCATTGAAATTCGTACAGAAGTTATTCGTCACCAACGACTGGGTTTCTTGTCGTTCGAACTCGCCCAAG aagATTTGCGAAAAAGATGCGCCGCCTATTTTGGGCGTCATTGGACCAGCGTCCAGTGAAGAGGCAATACAAGTACAAAACCTACTGCAACTTTTCCATATACCTCAAGTCGGCTATTCCACCACTAGTTCTGCTCTCAGTGATaagaaaaaattccagtatTTCGTGCGAGTAGTGCCATCTGATAATTTTCAAGCTCTCGTTATGGtggaaatattacaaaaatacaaTTGGACTTATGTATTCGCTGTGAATTCCGAAG GAGAATATGGTCGGAGCGGTATAACCAGATTCAAAACGCTGGCCCTAGAAAATGATATATGCATCGCATCCGAGCATACGATATATGACAAAACTAGAAACGTCGAATTGGACGAGGTCGTTCGAAAGTTTGCTTACAACGGAAAATCCAGAGTAATCGTGTGCTTTTGCGAAGGCTACGATGTCCGGCGTCTATTGGAGGCGACCAAAAGGACCAACATGCAAAATAATTTCGTATTTATCGGAAG CGACAGCTGGGCTGGCAGAGATGACGTCATTAAAGGAGTAGAAGAAGCTGCACAAGGAAACATAATGATAAGTTTGCATTCCCCGCATGTATCGGATTTTGATAATTATTACGCTAATATTAGTAAACGTAACGACTCCATTGATCCTTGGCTGGACGAATTTCGTAATTATAAATTCAATTGTACGATGAATAAAACTTCAAAGCATTTTCCCCCATGCACAG GGAAAGAATTAATTGGAAAAGATTATGTTCAAGATCCGAAGCTGTCTTTTGTAGTCAAATCGATTTATGCTTTGGCACGAGCATTACATGGTTACAGAAATGACATTTGTGGCAAGAATGCTCCAGTTTGCACCGAACTTTACCCGATAAATGGAACTCTATTTATG gAATATCTACGAAATGTCACGTTTGACTATGAAaaggaaattgtgaaatttgatgaaaatggagATCCTCCGGCCAG GTACgatattatgaattttcaagatttggGCAACGATTCATACGGCTACGTCAAAGTAGGGCACTGGATCAATGATAAAATGCAATTGAATATGGAACAAATTCAATTTCCTGAGAAAGCCAAAACGGTGCGATCAGTTTGTTCGGAACCGTGTAAACCTGGATTCAAA AAAATATTGCCTCTGAATGGAAACGATAATAAAACGTGTTGTTGGAATTGCATACCGTGTAAATCGAAGGAAATTTCTGATGGAGAAATTTGCATACCATGTGAAATTGGTTATAGAccaaatgctcaaaaaactg AATGTATCGAAATGCCTCACGACTACGTTCACTTCACCGATCTCATGGGAATTATTGGTCTGGCATTCTCTATCATAGGAATCGCCTTGACGACAATGACCATGATGGTATTCTACAAATACGGCAATACTCCTGTGGTGAAATCGTCAACCAAAGAGCTGTGTTACATCATGTTCTTCGGAATGATTTTGGCACATTCATGTTCCTTCGTACTGATTGGGGAACCAACCATTCCACGATGCACTATTGTCAGAATCGTACCCGGAATCAGTCTGTGTATAATGTACAGCGCTTTATTAGTCAAAACCAATagaatttcgagaattttatccATGTCTAAGAAGCGTTTTCCTACATTAAAACCCAGACTTATGTCGACGATGTCTCAG acgtcgaaaaaaatgaatggaaagtAA
- the LOC135846896 gene encoding metabotropic glutamate receptor 5-like isoform X1: MKLVIIVVSILFSSSCEFDFEYSHIHEAQRKSALIGGDLMIGALFPIHQAPSQTKQKIPLTCGAIREQYGIQRVEAALRTVEQINKSPDILPNITLGIEIRDTCWNPLIALHQSLKFVQKLFVTNDWVSCRSNSPKKICEKDAPPILGVIGPASSEEAIQVQNLLQLFHIPQVGYSTTSSALSDKKKFQYFVRVVPSDNFQALVMVEILQKYNWTYVFAVNSEGEYGRSGITRFKTLALENDICIASEHTIYDKTRNVELDEVVRKFAYNGKSRVIVCFCEGYDVRRLLEATKRTNMQNNFVFIGSDSWAGRDDVIKGVEEAAQGNIMISLHSPHVSDFDNYYANISKRNDSIDPWLDEFRNYKFNCTMNKTSKHFPPCTGKELIGKDYVQDPKLSFVVKSIYALARALHGYRNDICGKNAPVCTELYPINGTLFMEYLRNVTFDYEKEIVKFDENGDPPARYDIMNFQDLGNDSYGYVKVGHWINDKMQLNMEQIQFPEKAKTVRSVCSEPCKPGFKKILPLNGNDNKTCCWNCIPCKSKEISDGEICIPCEIGYRPNAQKTECIEMPHDYVHFTDLMGIIGLAFSIIGIALTTMTMMVFYKYGNTPVVKSSTKELCYIMFFGMILAHSCSFVLIGEPTIPRCTIVRIVPGISLCIMYSALLVKTNRISRILSMSKKRFPTLKPRLMSTMSQVYLCAFLVSLEFLICMVSIYLLPVDVEKNEWKVKKEHGNISYDKVVLGCSNSDLSQELMLQFFFNVVLLLFCILYAVKTRKLPDNFNEAKCIGFACYATAITWLAFIAIYFGSQLQVLSQCISLSTSALIVLIFLFFPKLYIILCKPEKNIRANFKTTKNLRCHFGSVYLLQNCEQLMSGMIKNGFLPDVSNIKDIDQLHKTLQECYSNQSLMSNYNREIISKSCQTSMDKLYFQISNVAPDDDTSATTSDPENT, encoded by the exons ATGAAACTCGTGATAATTGTCGTGTCGATATTGTTCTCATCGAGTTGCGAGTTCGACTTCGAGTACTCGCATATCCACGAAGCTCAGCGAAAAAGCGCCCTTATCGGAGGCGACCTCATGATCGGTGCTTTGTTCCCAATTCATCAAGCACCCTCTCAAACTAAGCAAAAAATACCCCTGACTTGCGGCGCCATCCGAGAACAGTACGGTATACAGAGGGTCGAAGCAGCCTTAAGAACAGTAGAACAAAtaaacaa GTCACCAGATATCCTTCCGAATATAACGTTAGGTATAGAGATCCGAGACACGTGTTGGAATCCCCTCATTGCCTTACACCAATCATTGAAATTCGTACAGAAGTTATTCGTCACCAACGACTGGGTTTCTTGTCGTTCGAACTCGCCCAAG aagATTTGCGAAAAAGATGCGCCGCCTATTTTGGGCGTCATTGGACCAGCGTCCAGTGAAGAGGCAATACAAGTACAAAACCTACTGCAACTTTTCCATATACCTCAAGTCGGCTATTCCACCACTAGTTCTGCTCTCAGTGATaagaaaaaattccagtatTTCGTGCGAGTAGTGCCATCTGATAATTTTCAAGCTCTCGTTATGGtggaaatattacaaaaatacaaTTGGACTTATGTATTCGCTGTGAATTCCGAAG GAGAATATGGTCGGAGCGGTATAACCAGATTCAAAACGCTGGCCCTAGAAAATGATATATGCATCGCATCCGAGCATACGATATATGACAAAACTAGAAACGTCGAATTGGACGAGGTCGTTCGAAAGTTTGCTTACAACGGAAAATCCAGAGTAATCGTGTGCTTTTGCGAAGGCTACGATGTCCGGCGTCTATTGGAGGCGACCAAAAGGACCAACATGCAAAATAATTTCGTATTTATCGGAAG CGACAGCTGGGCTGGCAGAGATGACGTCATTAAAGGAGTAGAAGAAGCTGCACAAGGAAACATAATGATAAGTTTGCATTCCCCGCATGTATCGGATTTTGATAATTATTACGCTAATATTAGTAAACGTAACGACTCCATTGATCCTTGGCTGGACGAATTTCGTAATTATAAATTCAATTGTACGATGAATAAAACTTCAAAGCATTTTCCCCCATGCACAG GGAAAGAATTAATTGGAAAAGATTATGTTCAAGATCCGAAGCTGTCTTTTGTAGTCAAATCGATTTATGCTTTGGCACGAGCATTACATGGTTACAGAAATGACATTTGTGGCAAGAATGCTCCAGTTTGCACCGAACTTTACCCGATAAATGGAACTCTATTTATG gAATATCTACGAAATGTCACGTTTGACTATGAAaaggaaattgtgaaatttgatgaaaatggagATCCTCCGGCCAG GTACgatattatgaattttcaagatttggGCAACGATTCATACGGCTACGTCAAAGTAGGGCACTGGATCAATGATAAAATGCAATTGAATATGGAACAAATTCAATTTCCTGAGAAAGCCAAAACGGTGCGATCAGTTTGTTCGGAACCGTGTAAACCTGGATTCAAA AAAATATTGCCTCTGAATGGAAACGATAATAAAACGTGTTGTTGGAATTGCATACCGTGTAAATCGAAGGAAATTTCTGATGGAGAAATTTGCATACCATGTGAAATTGGTTATAGAccaaatgctcaaaaaactg AATGTATCGAAATGCCTCACGACTACGTTCACTTCACCGATCTCATGGGAATTATTGGTCTGGCATTCTCTATCATAGGAATCGCCTTGACGACAATGACCATGATGGTATTCTACAAATACGGCAATACTCCTGTGGTGAAATCGTCAACCAAAGAGCTGTGTTACATCATGTTCTTCGGAATGATTTTGGCACATTCATGTTCCTTCGTACTGATTGGGGAACCAACCATTCCACGATGCACTATTGTCAGAATCGTACCCGGAATCAGTCTGTGTATAATGTACAGCGCTTTATTAGTCAAAACCAATagaatttcgagaattttatccATGTCTAAGAAGCGTTTTCCTACATTAAAACCCAGACTTATGTCGACGATGTCTCAG GTGTACCTTTGCGCATTCCTTGTATCCTTAGAGTTCCTCATCTGTATGGTATCCATATATTTGCTTCCAGTAGacgtcgaaaaaaatgaatggaaagtAAAAAAGGAGCACGGAAATATCTCATATGATAAAGTTGTTCTCGGATGTTCCAACTCTGATCTATCGCAAGAACTCATGCTGCAATTCTTCTTCAACGTAGTCTTgcttttattttgtattttatacgcAGTCAAGACGAGAAAATTACCCGATAATTTCAACGAGGCTAAATGTATCGGATTTGCTTGCTATGCCACTGCTATCACTTGGTTGGCATTTATTGCAATATATTTTGGTAGCCAGCTGCAG GTGCTTTCCCAGTGTATTTCTCTATCAACCAGCGCCTTgattgttctgatttttttgttttttcccaaaTTGTACATCATATTGtgtaaaccagaaaaaaatatcagagcTAATTTCAAGACAACGAAAAATCTCAGATGTCATTTTGGATCAGTTTATTTACTGCAAAATTGCGAGCAACTGATGAG TGGAATGATCAAAAACGGTTTCCTACCAGACGTTTCAAACATTAAAGACATAGACCAGTTACACAAAACACTTCAAGAGTGTTACTCGAATCAATCACTCATGTCAA attacaatcgcgaaataatttcaaaatcgtgtCAAACTAGTATGgacaaattatattttcaaatttctaacgTGGCACCAGACGATGACACCAGCGCCACAACAAGCGATCcagaaaatacgtaa
- the LOC135846896 gene encoding metabotropic glutamate receptor 1-like isoform X4 yields the protein MKLVIIVVSILFSSSCEFDFEYSHIHEAQRKSALIGGDLMIGALFPIHQAPSQTKQKIPLTCGAIREQYGIQRVEAALRTVEQINKSPDILPNITLGIEIRDTCWNPLIALHQSLKFVQKLFVTNDWVSCRSNSPKKICEKDAPPILGVIGPASSEEAIQVQNLLQLFHIPQVGYSTTSSALSDKKKFQYFVRVVPSDNFQALVMVEILQKYNWTYVFAVNSEGEYGRSGITRFKTLALENDICIASEHTIYDKTRNVELDEVVRKFAYNGKSRVIVCFCEGYDVRRLLEATKRTNMQNNFVFIGSDSWAGRDDVIKGVEEAAQGNIMISLHSPHVSDFDNYYANISKRNDSIDPWLDEFRNYKFNCTMNKTSKHFPPCTGKELIGKDYVQDPKLSFVVKSIYALARALHGYRNDICGKNAPVCTELYPINGTLFMEYLRNVTFDYEKEIVKFDENGDPPARYDIMNFQDLGNDSYGYVKVGHWINDKMQLNMEQIQFPEKAKTVRSVCSEPCKPGFKKILPLNGNDNKTCCWNCIPCKSKEISDGEICIPCEIGYRPNAQKTECIEMPHDYVHFTDLMGIIGLAFSIIGIALTTMTMMVFYKYGNTPVVKSSTKELCYIMFFGMILAHSCSFVLIGEPTIPRCTIVRIVPGISLCIMYSALLVKTNRISRILSMSKKRFPTLKPRLMSTMSQ from the exons ATGAAACTCGTGATAATTGTCGTGTCGATATTGTTCTCATCGAGTTGCGAGTTCGACTTCGAGTACTCGCATATCCACGAAGCTCAGCGAAAAAGCGCCCTTATCGGAGGCGACCTCATGATCGGTGCTTTGTTCCCAATTCATCAAGCACCCTCTCAAACTAAGCAAAAAATACCCCTGACTTGCGGCGCCATCCGAGAACAGTACGGTATACAGAGGGTCGAAGCAGCCTTAAGAACAGTAGAACAAAtaaacaa GTCACCAGATATCCTTCCGAATATAACGTTAGGTATAGAGATCCGAGACACGTGTTGGAATCCCCTCATTGCCTTACACCAATCATTGAAATTCGTACAGAAGTTATTCGTCACCAACGACTGGGTTTCTTGTCGTTCGAACTCGCCCAAG aagATTTGCGAAAAAGATGCGCCGCCTATTTTGGGCGTCATTGGACCAGCGTCCAGTGAAGAGGCAATACAAGTACAAAACCTACTGCAACTTTTCCATATACCTCAAGTCGGCTATTCCACCACTAGTTCTGCTCTCAGTGATaagaaaaaattccagtatTTCGTGCGAGTAGTGCCATCTGATAATTTTCAAGCTCTCGTTATGGtggaaatattacaaaaatacaaTTGGACTTATGTATTCGCTGTGAATTCCGAAG GAGAATATGGTCGGAGCGGTATAACCAGATTCAAAACGCTGGCCCTAGAAAATGATATATGCATCGCATCCGAGCATACGATATATGACAAAACTAGAAACGTCGAATTGGACGAGGTCGTTCGAAAGTTTGCTTACAACGGAAAATCCAGAGTAATCGTGTGCTTTTGCGAAGGCTACGATGTCCGGCGTCTATTGGAGGCGACCAAAAGGACCAACATGCAAAATAATTTCGTATTTATCGGAAG CGACAGCTGGGCTGGCAGAGATGACGTCATTAAAGGAGTAGAAGAAGCTGCACAAGGAAACATAATGATAAGTTTGCATTCCCCGCATGTATCGGATTTTGATAATTATTACGCTAATATTAGTAAACGTAACGACTCCATTGATCCTTGGCTGGACGAATTTCGTAATTATAAATTCAATTGTACGATGAATAAAACTTCAAAGCATTTTCCCCCATGCACAG GGAAAGAATTAATTGGAAAAGATTATGTTCAAGATCCGAAGCTGTCTTTTGTAGTCAAATCGATTTATGCTTTGGCACGAGCATTACATGGTTACAGAAATGACATTTGTGGCAAGAATGCTCCAGTTTGCACCGAACTTTACCCGATAAATGGAACTCTATTTATG gAATATCTACGAAATGTCACGTTTGACTATGAAaaggaaattgtgaaatttgatgaaaatggagATCCTCCGGCCAG GTACgatattatgaattttcaagatttggGCAACGATTCATACGGCTACGTCAAAGTAGGGCACTGGATCAATGATAAAATGCAATTGAATATGGAACAAATTCAATTTCCTGAGAAAGCCAAAACGGTGCGATCAGTTTGTTCGGAACCGTGTAAACCTGGATTCAAA AAAATATTGCCTCTGAATGGAAACGATAATAAAACGTGTTGTTGGAATTGCATACCGTGTAAATCGAAGGAAATTTCTGATGGAGAAATTTGCATACCATGTGAAATTGGTTATAGAccaaatgctcaaaaaactg AATGTATCGAAATGCCTCACGACTACGTTCACTTCACCGATCTCATGGGAATTATTGGTCTGGCATTCTCTATCATAGGAATCGCCTTGACGACAATGACCATGATGGTATTCTACAAATACGGCAATACTCCTGTGGTGAAATCGTCAACCAAAGAGCTGTGTTACATCATGTTCTTCGGAATGATTTTGGCACATTCATGTTCCTTCGTACTGATTGGGGAACCAACCATTCCACGATGCACTATTGTCAGAATCGTACCCGGAATCAGTCTGTGTATAATGTACAGCGCTTTATTAGTCAAAACCAATagaatttcgagaattttatccATGTCTAAGAAGCGTTTTCCTACATTAAAACCCAGACTTATGTCGACGATGTCTCAG TAG
- the LOC135846896 gene encoding metabotropic glutamate receptor 5-like isoform X2 — translation MKLVIIVVSILFSSSCEFDFEYSHIHEAQRKSALIGGDLMIGALFPIHQAPSQTKQKIPLTCGAIREQYGIQRVEAALRTVEQINKSPDILPNITLGIEIRDTCWNPLIALHQSLKFVQKLFVTNDWVSCRSNSPKICEKDAPPILGVIGPASSEEAIQVQNLLQLFHIPQVGYSTTSSALSDKKKFQYFVRVVPSDNFQALVMVEILQKYNWTYVFAVNSEGEYGRSGITRFKTLALENDICIASEHTIYDKTRNVELDEVVRKFAYNGKSRVIVCFCEGYDVRRLLEATKRTNMQNNFVFIGSDSWAGRDDVIKGVEEAAQGNIMISLHSPHVSDFDNYYANISKRNDSIDPWLDEFRNYKFNCTMNKTSKHFPPCTGKELIGKDYVQDPKLSFVVKSIYALARALHGYRNDICGKNAPVCTELYPINGTLFMEYLRNVTFDYEKEIVKFDENGDPPARYDIMNFQDLGNDSYGYVKVGHWINDKMQLNMEQIQFPEKAKTVRSVCSEPCKPGFKKILPLNGNDNKTCCWNCIPCKSKEISDGEICIPCEIGYRPNAQKTECIEMPHDYVHFTDLMGIIGLAFSIIGIALTTMTMMVFYKYGNTPVVKSSTKELCYIMFFGMILAHSCSFVLIGEPTIPRCTIVRIVPGISLCIMYSALLVKTNRISRILSMSKKRFPTLKPRLMSTMSQVYLCAFLVSLEFLICMVSIYLLPVDVEKNEWKVKKEHGNISYDKVVLGCSNSDLSQELMLQFFFNVVLLLFCILYAVKTRKLPDNFNEAKCIGFACYATAITWLAFIAIYFGSQLQVLSQCISLSTSALIVLIFLFFPKLYIILCKPEKNIRANFKTTKNLRCHFGSVYLLQNCEQLMSGMIKNGFLPDVSNIKDIDQLHKTLQECYSNQSLMSNYNREIISKSCQTSMDKLYFQISNVAPDDDTSATTSDPENT, via the exons ATGAAACTCGTGATAATTGTCGTGTCGATATTGTTCTCATCGAGTTGCGAGTTCGACTTCGAGTACTCGCATATCCACGAAGCTCAGCGAAAAAGCGCCCTTATCGGAGGCGACCTCATGATCGGTGCTTTGTTCCCAATTCATCAAGCACCCTCTCAAACTAAGCAAAAAATACCCCTGACTTGCGGCGCCATCCGAGAACAGTACGGTATACAGAGGGTCGAAGCAGCCTTAAGAACAGTAGAACAAAtaaacaa GTCACCAGATATCCTTCCGAATATAACGTTAGGTATAGAGATCCGAGACACGTGTTGGAATCCCCTCATTGCCTTACACCAATCATTGAAATTCGTACAGAAGTTATTCGTCACCAACGACTGGGTTTCTTGTCGTTCGAACTCGCCCAAG ATTTGCGAAAAAGATGCGCCGCCTATTTTGGGCGTCATTGGACCAGCGTCCAGTGAAGAGGCAATACAAGTACAAAACCTACTGCAACTTTTCCATATACCTCAAGTCGGCTATTCCACCACTAGTTCTGCTCTCAGTGATaagaaaaaattccagtatTTCGTGCGAGTAGTGCCATCTGATAATTTTCAAGCTCTCGTTATGGtggaaatattacaaaaatacaaTTGGACTTATGTATTCGCTGTGAATTCCGAAG GAGAATATGGTCGGAGCGGTATAACCAGATTCAAAACGCTGGCCCTAGAAAATGATATATGCATCGCATCCGAGCATACGATATATGACAAAACTAGAAACGTCGAATTGGACGAGGTCGTTCGAAAGTTTGCTTACAACGGAAAATCCAGAGTAATCGTGTGCTTTTGCGAAGGCTACGATGTCCGGCGTCTATTGGAGGCGACCAAAAGGACCAACATGCAAAATAATTTCGTATTTATCGGAAG CGACAGCTGGGCTGGCAGAGATGACGTCATTAAAGGAGTAGAAGAAGCTGCACAAGGAAACATAATGATAAGTTTGCATTCCCCGCATGTATCGGATTTTGATAATTATTACGCTAATATTAGTAAACGTAACGACTCCATTGATCCTTGGCTGGACGAATTTCGTAATTATAAATTCAATTGTACGATGAATAAAACTTCAAAGCATTTTCCCCCATGCACAG GGAAAGAATTAATTGGAAAAGATTATGTTCAAGATCCGAAGCTGTCTTTTGTAGTCAAATCGATTTATGCTTTGGCACGAGCATTACATGGTTACAGAAATGACATTTGTGGCAAGAATGCTCCAGTTTGCACCGAACTTTACCCGATAAATGGAACTCTATTTATG gAATATCTACGAAATGTCACGTTTGACTATGAAaaggaaattgtgaaatttgatgaaaatggagATCCTCCGGCCAG GTACgatattatgaattttcaagatttggGCAACGATTCATACGGCTACGTCAAAGTAGGGCACTGGATCAATGATAAAATGCAATTGAATATGGAACAAATTCAATTTCCTGAGAAAGCCAAAACGGTGCGATCAGTTTGTTCGGAACCGTGTAAACCTGGATTCAAA AAAATATTGCCTCTGAATGGAAACGATAATAAAACGTGTTGTTGGAATTGCATACCGTGTAAATCGAAGGAAATTTCTGATGGAGAAATTTGCATACCATGTGAAATTGGTTATAGAccaaatgctcaaaaaactg AATGTATCGAAATGCCTCACGACTACGTTCACTTCACCGATCTCATGGGAATTATTGGTCTGGCATTCTCTATCATAGGAATCGCCTTGACGACAATGACCATGATGGTATTCTACAAATACGGCAATACTCCTGTGGTGAAATCGTCAACCAAAGAGCTGTGTTACATCATGTTCTTCGGAATGATTTTGGCACATTCATGTTCCTTCGTACTGATTGGGGAACCAACCATTCCACGATGCACTATTGTCAGAATCGTACCCGGAATCAGTCTGTGTATAATGTACAGCGCTTTATTAGTCAAAACCAATagaatttcgagaattttatccATGTCTAAGAAGCGTTTTCCTACATTAAAACCCAGACTTATGTCGACGATGTCTCAG GTGTACCTTTGCGCATTCCTTGTATCCTTAGAGTTCCTCATCTGTATGGTATCCATATATTTGCTTCCAGTAGacgtcgaaaaaaatgaatggaaagtAAAAAAGGAGCACGGAAATATCTCATATGATAAAGTTGTTCTCGGATGTTCCAACTCTGATCTATCGCAAGAACTCATGCTGCAATTCTTCTTCAACGTAGTCTTgcttttattttgtattttatacgcAGTCAAGACGAGAAAATTACCCGATAATTTCAACGAGGCTAAATGTATCGGATTTGCTTGCTATGCCACTGCTATCACTTGGTTGGCATTTATTGCAATATATTTTGGTAGCCAGCTGCAG GTGCTTTCCCAGTGTATTTCTCTATCAACCAGCGCCTTgattgttctgatttttttgttttttcccaaaTTGTACATCATATTGtgtaaaccagaaaaaaatatcagagcTAATTTCAAGACAACGAAAAATCTCAGATGTCATTTTGGATCAGTTTATTTACTGCAAAATTGCGAGCAACTGATGAG TGGAATGATCAAAAACGGTTTCCTACCAGACGTTTCAAACATTAAAGACATAGACCAGTTACACAAAACACTTCAAGAGTGTTACTCGAATCAATCACTCATGTCAA attacaatcgcgaaataatttcaaaatcgtgtCAAACTAGTATGgacaaattatattttcaaatttctaacgTGGCACCAGACGATGACACCAGCGCCACAACAAGCGATCcagaaaatacgtaa